The genomic region AAAACATGCTGATTGGCCGTGATGGCCAGGTGCTGCTCGCTGACTTCGGCATCGCGACCATCGCCGTCAGTACCCGCCTGCAAAGTACCCAGGATCTGGCGGGGACGGTGACTTACATGGCTCCCGAGCAGATCCTTGGCCATCCGCGTCCCGAGAGCGATCAGTATGCACTGGCCGTGACCCTCTACGAATGGCTGGCTGGCGTCCCTCCCTTTACAGGCAGCTTTGCCGAGGTGGCAGCCCAACACTGCATGGTCCCGCCTCCCTCCCTCCGTCAGCATGTCTCAGAGATCCCGCCGGATACCGAAGCGGCCATTCAGCGCGCTCTAGCCAAGGATTGGCGCGCGCGTTTCGCCAGCGTGAAGGAGTTCGCTATCGCCTTGGAAGAGACCACGACCGAGACCATGCGTGGCTCCGCTGTTGACAAGTTTCTCTCTTCCTCCGCGTCGCTGATGGCCTCCGGCATCATTCCAACTGAGAGTGCTCCTCTCAGGCTTCCGCCCCCAACCAGTTTCCAGCAGGAGACTACCCCTTACCTCCTGCCCCCAGGCCACCCTTCTTCCCCCTTCCCCGCATCTCGTCCCACACCGTCCCACGGTCGAGGGAGGTCAGAATCCCGCCTTCCCCGGAGCAGCCAGACACCGCGCCAGGTGCGCCGACCTTCACCCTCAGCCTCCATGATGGTTCCCTCGTCCGCCTCTGCCGCCAGCCGGGCCCCGTGGTCGCTGCCTCCACCGCCTTTCCCTCTCAACTACCTGCCGCTCACACGCGGCAAAGCTACACTACGCCAGGTTCTCGGCATGCTGCTCTACGTGCTGCTGGCGCTCGGCCTTACTCTACCACTTTTCTTGTTGGCTTACCTCTCTCCTCCTACGACCAGGACTGCACCGAGCTGGGCCGTGATCACT from Thermogemmatispora onikobensis harbors:
- a CDS encoding serine/threonine-protein kinase codes for the protein MSDYSGLQLGHYRLERLLGQGSFAQVYLATHLHLGMQAAIKILNQVANQEAIEQFRREARTIAALVHPHIVRVLDFGLHEGRFPYLVMDHLPGGSLRQRYPAGSRLPLLVALDYTRQIAEALHYAHEARIVHRDVKPENMLIGRDGQVLLADFGIATIAVSTRLQSTQDLAGTVTYMAPEQILGHPRPESDQYALAVTLYEWLAGVPPFTGSFAEVAAQHCMVPPPSLRQHVSEIPPDTEAAIQRALAKDWRARFASVKEFAIALEETTTETMRGSAVDKFLSSSASLMASGIIPTESAPLRLPPPTSFQQETTPYLLPPGHPSSPFPASRPTPSHGRGRSESRLPRSSQTPRQVRRPSPSASMMVPSSASAASRAPWSLPPPPFPLNYLPLTRGKATLRQVLGMLLYVLLALGLTLPLFLLAYLSPPTTRTAPSWAVITLVAMLLLLPATPTLAGKVFGSWRGALVSSLLTAALWELNRLLPANRFFPSTWQSAVALAGWPLASVFTGWLARRAHFRSFGQAWRSHFGGLLIMLATFTI